The DNA region TCCGGCTTGCAAGCCTTGGCTTTAACTGTCTCACTTTGCGCTGTTCCAATGACGCAATCAAACTCACAATCGGCTGCTATGCCTTCCTCTCCATCTACCTCAGCAGTTCTACCCTTTGCTACTTGGTTCAATTTTGGGGACTTACTCCAAAAATTACTTCACCGGGTACAGAATAACAACATATTGCAACAATGAATCAGCAAGAAAATGAATGTGACATATAACCACTAGGGGTGGGAATGCTTCGGATTTTGAAAAACACGAACAACATGCACTTTAGCCCCATTTTTTAGATGCCTGCTTCAAATTCGGATTTATCAAGCctcaaaaaacatatttttaaaccAAAAATCCAATTTCAAAACCAGATTTCATAAATCCAATTTCAAAGCCATACTTTTGTTATCATCAACCCAGATTTAAATCTAAAATTCAAAGAGTGCTATTTTTCATGTCTTTATCAGAAACGACCAATAAAACTTAATGGTAATGCACTGTTATTAAAACGACAACTTTTCACAGAGAGGACACAAACCGAGAATCAAGAACAAGAGCACAAAGACAAATAACGAAATATACTCTAGaaacttttttttatcataacCAAACCTCCTATAAGTTTTAATATTCAACAAAAAAATAGTTCAAATAATCGACAAAAATTAGAATCAAGGACAAAAACTTTTAAATTCTAAGTCCACCTATACACCATAACCACAATCAGATACCTAGTTCAGCACAACAAAATGAACATGTTTAGAACAACCTTTTCTTTGTGTGGTATCACATCAGCATCCTCTTCCAAGTCGTGCAGCTTTACAGATGCTTTTTTGAACCCTTCAGCGCACCTTCGCTTGGTGTGTCCAGTCCGCCTGCAAGTCGTGCATCTTCTTTTTTTACCACTTATCCCCCAGGTACTAGGAGCCCCTTTCATCCGCACGATAGCTGAATCACGCACACCAACTTCAGGATCTGTGTTGGTCTGATCATAGCCATCCCCGTGCAATCCCTCCATGTCAACACACATGCTACGAATTCCCCTCATCGCTACATTAAATAGCTCATGGCTCTGCGCACCAAGAAACAACAACCATTGAGCTACCGCATGTAAGGCACCATGCCGAAGCAAGAATCCCCGATCATCGGCTACGTCCTTCTTCTCCGAGTAGTCTTCAACGGCCTTAGCGTCCTTACGCCATCGTTTCAAAATTAACCGATGAGGAATTGTCTTCAAGTGCTCATGCTTCATCACAAAAAACATATGTCGACAAGGTATCCCCTCTCTAGCACAAAAGTTACATCTACACTCCAACTTTGTCGTGTTTATGTCGATCAAAGTAACCACTGGCTTCCCGGGATTACCATACTCCTCCATTGTGTACACTACCGTCATCGACACCCTCTGCTTACTAACAAAGTTTAGAGCTCTAACCGCATCTATCTCCTTTTTCACGTTGGTGAAAATGGTCCGCGTATATACCATGGCAGCACATTTTTCGATTGGATCAAGGCACGTCGTCATAACAGGGACATTATAAATGGAGTTGAACTGTGCAACCATCTCATTGTTACGATATTCACGAAGGACTAGCTCAAGGTTTTGCACAAGCTCCAGTATAGTGTGCTTCGAGCTAAGGAATTTCTTCACATGGGAATTTATACCCTCACATCGCGATGTGGTACGAAACCCAGCATAGAACTTGTCGCCAAGGTATGCATTCGCCCATATCTTTCTCTTTTCGTATATCTGCATTGCCCATAACTTATCATGTAACTCGTATTCATCCGCTGCTTCAGCCCATTCCGCTTCAAAGTCATCTATCGACATATCCGCATACAACCACCTTGAAAACAAGTCCCTGAACATCTGCTCGTTCCCATTAGATGTAACATTCTTTTGTAGATGCCAAGCACATAGTGATGGGTTGCACTAGGAAAAACTTCCGTAACTGCTGCAATAATAGCATCATCGCCGTCTGTGACTACAACAGATGGAAATTTATTACACATAACCTCAAGGAGATTTTCTAGCATCCACTTGTATGAAGTAATCGTCTCGTCCAACACTATCCCGAATCCAAAGATAGTCGTCTGTTTGTGGTTGTTTGCACCTGATAATATTACAAGCAGTCTCCTATACTTGTTCTTTTTGTACGTCGAATCAAACGCAAGGACATCACCAAAGTGTTGGTAATCAACTCTGCTCATTCCATCGGCCCAAAATAAGTTGGACAACATACCCTCCTTAGTCAGGTTATACCTCGCCATTGCCATATGGTCCACAGAAGCCTTTCCCTCCAAATAGACAATGGCAGAATTTACATCCCCATCTGCAATCCTTGTGCGCTTAGTCTGGTCAAGGTAGTTATAAGCATCATTCTTTGTGAAACCCAATAGTGAATACCCCCCCCCAGCAATCCCTGCCATGTACCCAAGTATCTTTGACGTAGGTAGCCCATAACTTTGCATACCATCTAGCTGATCCTTTGCCGCACCTGAAACCCGACAGAACTTTGGAATCAAGTGTACCATACACCTAGCTACTAAGTCATGGTTGTGCTCGAGGATGACTTTCTGGACCTTCCAGTTTGAACTTTCTTTGTCAAGATATATCGACAACTTAGCCTGGCAGTTCGTTCGTGTCTCAGGCTTATGACATCTTTTTCTGTCTAATCTATTATAGTGTTTTTCATCCCTTAACCCAACTCTGTTGCAAAAGAATCTCCTCCTAATTACATTTTCGTCATCATCCTTCCCATAGTCTCCCTTGCGTACACTAAATCCATGGCACTTTCCAAACCTCATATAGAATTCTTAAGCATGCTCCTCGGTTCTGAAAACCTTGCTCTCTATTTCAGCTGCAATAAGACCAAATACATCTCCATAATCTGATAGGTCATCCTACCCACTTGGATCCAATtgctcaacatcaaattcatcagcATCTGAACTGACTACTTTGCCAAAACATTCGCTTTCATCCTCCATGCAGAATTTCTTGCTATGACTAGTGTATTccatctaaaaataaattttttttaaaggaatTACTCATCATCTAATTTCTTCACGCTCTCTAATATATTCCAAGTCCAAAAAGGAATGGAATGTTGCTACTACTTAATATTTCTGTGACACATTACAAATCCCTCCGTCAGTACTAGGCACATTCACGCTAACAAGTATCACTCCACAAATACAACCACTACTAAAATTGCATCCACCACATACTTCGTCGCAGATACTAAATTAAATAACAattactcaaaattcagataaCACTACCATGACTACATTAAACAAGTGGTCTAATAGATTTTCTAACTTAAATTCCCAAGGCCTAGTATCACCGATTTCAGTTTACCACAACTCACAACTCATCTACTGAATACTTACGTAAACCGTCATGATCATGATTTTTGTTTGGAACAAGTTGTTCATCTGATTTTCACtcgtatatatatattattttcattaaacTTCAACAACATCTCAATTTGACTCTTATTTTTTACTTCATGATAGCAAATATAAGCTTATCATGTTAAATTACATCGAACTAAATGAAATCCAACAATGAAATAGTAAATAATacaaacaaataattttatactattttattcattctgatatttcataaaaaattatttttcacctAAATTATAAAAAGGATAAACATGTCTCAGCTAAATTATAAAATAGATTACCATTTATACCCTTATGAATTTTCAACAATTCTTTATGTTTGCATTACTTCACAAGCAGTCATATAGCTCTAAAATCAGAGGCATAAATAGCAACTAAGAATTCGTTCACACATTCATACCTTTAATGCCATCGACTTTACATTGATGGCACGCAGATTTCCCGTAAATCTAACACGTTAAACCAAGGTTCTAAGAACCGGACTGGTCATCAAATCATTCTagtcactggtttattggtttattggttcaaccagtCCAACCGTGGTTCAACTGAAAAaaccgttttaaaataaaataataaataaattataaggtGCTTTATACAAGTAAGCTTATTAAAAATATgcaaaactctaaaaacatgAGAAAGTTCCAGTTGAAAGTTCCCAATTACAACTGTTACCAAATATATATGTCCTCTGTATAAGGCTAAATTTTAATGGAAAAGCATCTTATGTGCAATACATCATAGAGGTGACATTCAATAATTTTATTGACTTGAAggttattaaaaaaacaaaataaaaattaaaactcctTGATTCTTTGGCAAccaaatgattgaaaagataagtgAACATAGACCAAATATGCAGGGGGTTGAGCACTGACATTTTGAAAATTAGCAACACTCAACATCTAAAACAGATAGCACAATTGTACAAAAATAGATATTAATAGTTTATAATTTGTAGAAGCATTGACATTTGCTTATGCTATCGCTGTGAAGCATGATCATTAATAAACTTCAATACATGGAATTGATCTAAGTTGTTTATGCTACTGCTTATTAACAGTCTATATATTTTGCATAACTCATGACATTTGCTTATGTTTTTTTGTGGGAATTAACTTAATATTCTATAGTTTGTGGAAGCTTTCTTCTccttttagtttctttttttcaatgaaaacaagatttaacaacaaaaattcaacaataaaaattcCATCATTCATTTAAATCGGTTCAAAACAAGATACAACTTAGTGAAAtttaagttaaaaatttaataaataaattcagtTCAATACAATAGAGAAGACTCAATCATTCAGATAAAAGCGCATGCTTTAGTATCATTTTAACATAGTGATTACATTGAACAAATAAAAGCTCACACCTCACCATAATTTTAACAAAGATTAGTAACATTTTTAGCAGACAGCATATTGATCAAAATTTTAAGATAAGTTAACAAAGAATTATCAAAGTTTAAgcataatttttttcaatacaaCATTAAAAAACAACCAAACAGAGTATAGCCCAGCAATAGCAGCAGCGTTAATCATTCAACAACAGCATTAACAGTGCTAAAATCCTAAACCCATTGTTCTCACTTCTGAACagagcacaaaaaaaaaagaagaacaagcACTAGCAATGTGCACCGACCTTCGATTTGAGCAGCTGAGCGTGACAGCGAGTAGACAATGCCGAGCAGGATGCCCACCAGACGACAACCACTGTTATTCCTTCTTTTCCACTTTAACACTTCCtcagaaattaaaaagagcaGCATAAGAGTTTTAACAACACAAAATCaacaatttaatttcaattccccTTTCAGAAATCCACTAAACAGAGCATAAAAGCAAGACCCAAAGAAGTGAAAAAACCTGTAAGCTTGTAAGCAATGCCACTAACCTCCGACGAAGAGCAGAGCGACGAACAGACGATGGCGACGACGGCAACAAACACACAGCAAGTAGCTCCAACCCTCAACTAGACGATGTCCCGAGCTACAAGAGAGTGGCTGGGTTTGAGACACGGGGAAGGAGGAGGCCGCGGAAGCGCCGAGAACAATGGACGGTGGGGAGGCGCTGAGAATAACGGACAGTGCAGAGGCGTCGAGAGCGACGGACGGCGCGGCAGGACCTAGAACCCTAATTTTTTTacttccaagccttgcttttcaattttgaatttcacttagGAGGTGTTTCCGTGTTGGGTGAAAGGGGGTGGGTGAGGCCTGAGGGTGAGTGTTTATGCTTTGGTttccttttttttgaaaaaaaaagagctcAAAACGATAACGTTTAAATGAACCGATCGGTTTCCGGTCCGGTCCAACTGTCCGGTTCAGAGGTTTATTAACGGTTTTAGATTGAGCGATTTTATACACTGCATCAGACCGTTTTCGTTGTCGGTTCCTGGTTTAAGTAGTTCGACCAGTGGGTCAGGTCCGATTTTCATAACACTGGGTAAAACCCTTGTAGATAAAAACCCCAATTGATTTTGATTttccaattcatttttttctttatatttttttcttctcctgtAAGATTTTATTCTGAGTCCTGTATATCACAAAGCCCAAGAAAACTTAGCCCATCAACATTTTAGGAAACATTCCACATGTACAAAAAAGGCCCAATAACATGAGGCCCATGTTAAACTAATACTAATTATCCTTACTTAGCCTAATTACACAAGCTGATAATGTTTCCTGATCACGTGCAGGGAGTTGCACTTCCTGAATTGAGAGGACGCCTTTCCTATAGCAGGTCACATCTGCTACTTTAATCACACACTTGTCACCTGTTGGAGCTGTCCACACCATTTCTACATGTGTAGAAGCCACATCAGTTACACCAGAGACTCCGCCATGTATACAAGACTCAAGAGAATCAATTGCACTTGAATGATCTATATACTTAAATAGTGAAATGTTCTGTATAAATGAATTGCATGAAATGACTCATACCTATGACTATATAACTTGATTTTAGGGTTTAACTAATgacaaaatataacaaaataatatattatatataatatatataatctttttatctaattttttatcatatttttttaacataaaatttcaACTTATTTAATTGATTTATCAAtttcttttacaattttgttttacatttaaatttttttaaccattaaatgtaaacaatatacatataatatgatTGAATTATTAATGAAATAAGTTTGTGTGTGCGTTgttcaatttcaatatatatatatatatatatatatatatatatatatatatatatatatatatatatatatatatatatatgatagaaTTATTAATGAGATAAGTTTATTTTAGCAATTTAATCATGTGAGATATAAGATGAGTTGTTAATTGGTGTGAGTTATTaatctaaatatataaattaataaaataagtctATTTTAGTAATCtaatcatataaaatataaaatgttaGGTTTAAGTTATCTATTTCCAAATATATATAAACAATAAGATGAGATCCCTAATATATAAACAATAAAATGTTAGATTtaaattagtaattatttaaaattagttaaattagtaattatttaaCACTAACCAAATACTAAtttaacaataaattaataattattgctATTTAACACTAAATTATTGCTATTTAAATTAGTAATgatttaaaattagataaattagtaattatttaaCATTAAATAGATACTAATTTAACAAATAAGCAATTAATGATACCAATTAAGATTGCTATTTAACAACAATTTTTAAAGACATAATAACATAAAGTAATTATCATAATAATTGCAcgccaaaaaaaattagaactattttgtattttctcattAAAATATCCTATTATtaacaaatatttatataataattgtCACCatgtaaaatccggttaattaatggctaattaacccataaataagaattattctagaaagccaaaaatgtgatttttatggcttaatatgatagaggagattgagacgagaatttcgataccaattttatagaaaacagaccaagattggaccgaacgggctaaATCGGACCAaccgaacaagtcaagaaaatctgaGATAGGATGCTCACTACAAAGAGAAGgtaagaagaagaagctaagaaaagGAAAGGTAAAGAAGCAACAAGAAAGCCATGAAAGGAAGCAAAGAGAAGCaatgttggagccaaagttggtgctccaatGTTGCTGGAAATGTTGCTCCTCACaacctgaaggggtatacttcaaacaagaataacttgagttacagagctccaaatgaggtgattccaaaagcattggaaagtatCAATTTAGAGCTTTAAATCTAGAGCTtttcaagcatatatggcactgcatggtgggtACTTAATTTGAGGGGGAAAacttgccccgaaagtgcaacgatgaacatagtatcaacatgtagtcaggccagctgacctcgaCATCTTCCATGgggtataactcgagttgtagagctccaaaatacgtgctcccaacggcattgaaaattagacattcagggccttccaacaatatataatagtatgggatggACAATGCGTTTGAGCTCCAGAATCTGGCATTTTTGACCACGTTGGTGTGccaacgttgcctccaacgtTGCACACCGATGCCAGTgccctgtccccttcaaaggagcataacttgagttttatatgtccaattgagatgattctagttgggttagaaagttgacatttagagctttccaaccatatataatagtctatagtggacataaaattggcaacgttgacaagaggacaatgTAACGGCTTGATGTGCAATTTTTTGGAACGTTTTGCTTTCTGGAAATTGAGAAAAAAacaatccacgtgtacgcgtacgTGACGCTCATGTGTGGATGTGCCAATGTTGGAGGGAGCGTTTGTAGTCCAACGCTAAGGCCAACATGCACGATGAGAAGGCAGAATCTGAGATTGgaaatttttgcatccacgcgcacgcgtagatgcATATTTTGGACCCAATTGCGCAAATGCGCAaagcacgcgtacgtgtggatagaAAAACGTTGGCACTCTAATGTTGAGTCAAACGTACATGACAGTAAGCAGAActaaattttaatagaaatgtttgATTCAACGTTGGCCATCAAACGTGGACTCCAACGTTAAGGCTAATCTCATTCTAAAATGCACAAATACAGAATATGAATGATAGTTGCCAACATCCATCATCAAGGAATCAATCATAACTGCttcaatcaaggccaaggcccacatccaagtatTTGACGATCCAATTGAAGATGGAAAGAGGGTTATAAATAGAAGAATTGTTGAGGATTAAAGGAGCTCTCTGGGAGGCCCTGAGGGGGGCTTTAGGAGTTCAATTCCCTGATTTCCATTCAtgcacttttcttttattttcctattgtactttcttacttttctgcattttttcttttctttgtaatttgaattgagctatgaacaactagacccctttcattgggttagggagctctgtgtaattcaatggattattattaatttttattcttcttcttctttcttttctcttgattttgctagaaatctttcggtcttcatccaattggatagttatcttagGAAAGAAGCTATTTATaattggatttcctctgaactctggaagaggaatgaggagatcatgctagaaatgctttctcacattggattagattggggtttggatggatatagtgacatgtaatcctaccaacactttgatctatgaatttgtgtggtataatcagcgaccaaacttcatctctttccatgagcacttaatcaaggaattggacaattgttcatgcttagagagattagattgccaaggaattgggatctaattacctaagattgccaaggagatcaatgaatgtattgattgaggaagagatgaaaatgaacttgatccggagaattatcacatctcctgaccccaatgagcttcccattctctgatcttacccattcttttaCATTATGTTCTTAAATTTCATGctcaatccccattcccatttaatttcttacaatttaagctTATGCTCTTTATACTCCGCAATTTAAtttctttcatttaatttcttgcgaTTTAAGTTTCCTGCCAATTTACGTTGTGCAATCCCAATTCCAATTCTGatttagctcaactagaataATTCTTCAATTAAAGTTGCTCAAACAACCAATCCCTttgggattcgaccttactcaatagtgagtttttacttgacgacaaagctggtgcacttgccaatagaaaattgttgagagacagttttcgaGTGTATCACTCCCTTGGTCCTTGTGTAAGGTAAGATATCTTAAACCCTAGTGAGAATGTTGAATTTGTGGTTTTGGGTATTGAGCTTTTGTGTTTTTgtgttttatatatgtatattggaGCTTGactggtgattttggaaagcttg from Arachis hypogaea cultivar Tifrunner chromosome 10, arahy.Tifrunner.gnm2.J5K5, whole genome shotgun sequence includes:
- the LOC112717451 gene encoding protein FAR1-RELATED SEQUENCE 5-like translates to MRFGKCHGFSVRKGDYGKDDDENVIRRRFFCNRVGLRDEKHYNRLDRKRCHKPETRTNCQAKLSIYLDKESSNWKVQKVILEHNHDLVARCMVHLIPKFCRVSGAAKDQLDGMQSYGLPTSKILGYMAGIAGGGYSLLGFTKNDAYNYLDQTKRTRIADGDVNSAIVYLEGKASVDHMAMARYNLTKEGMLSNLFWADGMSRVDYQHFGDVLAFDSTYKKNKYRRLLVILSGANNHKQTTIFGFGIVLDETITSYKWMLENLLEVMCNKFPSVVVTDGDDAIIAAVTENVTSNGNEQMFRDLFSRWLYADMSIDDFEAEWAEAADEYELHDKLWAMQIYEKRKIWANAYLGDKFYAGFRTTSRCEGINSHVKKFLSSKHTILELVQNLELVLREYRNNEMVAQFNSIYNVPVMTTCLDPIEKCAAMVYTRTIFTNVKKEIDAVRALNFVSKQRVSMTVVYTMEEYGNPGKPVVTLIDINTTKLECRCNFCAREGIPCRHMFFVMKHEHLKTIPHRLILKRWRKDAKAVEDYSEKKDVADDRGFLLRHGALHAVAQWLLFLGAQSHELFNVAMRGIRSMCVDMEGLHGDGYDQTNTDPEVGVRDSAIVRMKGAPSTWGISGKKRRCTTCRRTGHTKRRCAEGFKKASVKLHDLEEDADVIPHKEKSPKLNQVAKGRTAEVDGEEGIAADCEFDCVIGTAQSETVKAKACKPEGNWATEVLDLIGSLHAHVEHK